GTACCGCTGGCATTAATCGAAGCGGTATTGATTGAATTTTCGGGGTGGATGTAATCGGCCAACGTCGCAGCGTGCTGGCGGGCGGCATCAAAAAACCGCTCCACCTCGCGAGCGGCTGAACCGGGTAAACTGTTCACCACGTCGCTGATCTTCGACCGCAATTCGCTTGCCAATTCGGGTTTGCGAATCGTTGCCGCAGCTTGGGAAAGCCGCTCTTCGAGGAACTCGCTAGCCCACTCGGAGAGGTTTTGCTTCGTTTGGTTCATGTTCATTCCGGATTGTCCCTGGTTGGAGAAACCACGCTTCCACTCTAATTATCGTCGGCGCCCCTTCAAATGAAAGCCCGCCGTGCTTGTTGTCTTGTCTCGCTGATTTAGAATGCAGCCTTTGCCGCTGACATTTTCACATTGGCCATTGGACATTTGCCCGCATGAGCACGATTCTCGACACGATCATCGCCAAGAAACACGAAGAACTGGCGGCGGCAAAGCGGGTGCGACCGATCGAGCAATTGGAAGCTTTGGCTGCCGCAGCGGCGGCCCCGTTGGACTTCCACGCCGCATTGGCCGCGACCGACGAAGTCCGATTGATCGCCGAGGTGAAGAAGGCGAGCCCATCGGCGGGAATCATCCGCGAGGATTTTGATCCGGTCGCGATCGCCACGACGTACGCCAATTCGGGTGCCGCCTGCATCAGCGTCCTGACCGACGAGAGTTTCTTTCAAGGCAATTTGGAATTCCTGCGGCAGATCCGCGCCGCCGTCCAGATCCCGCTGCTGCGCAAAGACTTTATCATCGATCGATATCAATTGTTGGAAGCCCGCGCGGCTGGAGCCGATTGCGTGCTGTTGATCGCGGAGTGCTTGAGTGCCGAACAATTGATCACCCTGCACCGACAAGCTGGCGAATTGGGGCTGCAAACGTTGATCGAATTCTACGACGACGAAAACTTGCCAGCGGTTTTGGCAACCGAAGGCCGCTTGATCGGCGTCAA
Above is a genomic segment from Rosistilla ulvae containing:
- the trpC gene encoding indole-3-glycerol phosphate synthase TrpC is translated as MSTILDTIIAKKHEELAAAKRVRPIEQLEALAAAAAAPLDFHAALAATDEVRLIAEVKKASPSAGIIREDFDPVAIATTYANSGAACISVLTDESFFQGNLEFLRQIRAAVQIPLLRKDFIIDRYQLLEARAAGADCVLLIAECLSAEQLITLHRQAGELGLQTLIEFYDDENLPAVLATEGRLIGVNNRDLRTFHTDLGHTIRMRSQIPADRLLVGESGIRTNEDVKSLGAAGVKAILVGESLMRQSDIGQAVRTLLGKS